The stretch of DNA tttacaaTTAGTTTGAGTTTTCAATACTTGGtactgtgtaattgcagttacGGGGTTGCAATTCCACACTAATGTTAACTAAATCTAGTTGTTCTTGTAAGACATTCAATCAAGGCTAACTAttttgtaaaacatgaaaaaaggcGATACTACATAAATTAGGTTTacctattcttttaaaaaactggTGTCAAATCAGCAAAGAATACTTTTGTATTATTCATGAGAATTACTTCAAATTTGATGGAAGAGGtataaaatctggaaattttacttgaacaaaacacatatatagGTATAGGTTTATGGGGATAAATATATATGTGGCCAAAATTGGCAAAGTTAAATATAGTGTGACACATTCACTTGCCAACATAAATTAACTCAAACAATCCCAAGACCTTGCAGTCtaaaaaagtgtgtgtgggtgtataaATCCACAATGAGGCCATACTGTGCTGCTTTCTTTTTCATCTCTTAATACATGTTTACTTTTCTGAAAACCTTTTGGCAGCCTCTTCTGTGCAAAttagtttatatttttacacccagggaataaaacattttggcaATGAAATGGTTTGTTTTATGAAATTAATGAGAGTGGGTTTGGTGTGCATCACTTATAAACGAGACAGTGACTCACGAGACATCCCTCTATGGAAGGGCCTATTACCGAATATGGGGAGTCACCCCTCTCTTCCGGTACACAGACAGCCAATAAGAGCTTGTGTAGCCTTTCAAGACTGACGAACCACGACGTACTGGAAATGACTGTGTTTCTGCACTCCCACGCACTCGCTTCATTAATGTATCAAGTTAACATGTGGGGGATAtcagattttgggtcacttgtaCAAAACTATAAGTTAATATTGTGGccaacatgacccaaaatgtggtGTTCACATATGTAAATGACAAgtctatgtttttttataatgaCTAAAGGGTCAATTGCCCTACTAAGGGATAAGAATGcacaaaagttttgagaccAACATTTTATTTAGTCATATGTACAATGGTGAAGTGCTCAAAAAACAGCGTACAAATATTTCACGCCCAACATGAGTTGCGCCTGACCTGCATCCCAAAAGTTGCATCGATGTGAGAAATACGAGTAAGTAAGGCAGGTTAAAGTCAGTAAACGCATCACACCTGAGTGTGTAGAAGTTGGACAATGTTAGTGTTTCTGTACAAGTGCATCTAACAATGTGTTATTTATTGCAGCTTGTTTGACATCATAGTGACGGCGTAAAGGGTCTGCCGATGCTCCAAGTCAGTATCGGATGGAGAATTTCAAAAGAGTAAGAGAACCCCACGTGTAACAATTTTGACGTCATCATTTGTCTGCATCATATCCTCCCACACTAAAACCGAGCAATGTCGAGTGTCTGCAGAAAAGTTGGAAGTATGTAGAAAGTGCCTGAGCTGACGATCATTTCGATTTCCGGCCGCTCGGAGTTATTTGGTCCCCCAAGACATGTCCCATCATGCACCCCCACCAGGAGTCTAGAAAGCCTGGAGCTGTTGTGTCAAGATGAGCTGACAGCCGCTGTTGACATGGTCCATGACCTTTTGCTTGAGCAGAGCCAGCTCGTCCCGCAGGACGTTGGCAGACGACACCAACTCCGTATGCTGGCTCTTGAGGTTCTTCACTCTGTCCTCCAGACGAGATATCCGCTCCAGCTTCCGTTTCCGGCACTTGGAGGCGGCCACCCGGTTCCTCATGCGTTTCCGCTCGGCCTTGATCCGCTCCTGGTTCTCCATGTCGATGGGGGAGAGCGGTGGCGTCTCCCCGGGCATCTCGGGCACTGTCTGCGGCTCTTCTTTTAGGGAACGCAGCCTAGGGTGATGCCCTTGGTGGTCCACGTGGGGAACCGGTGGGGGTGCCGGGTAACAGGAGGGCGGGGGTCCGGTGTTGGTGGAACCGGATCGGTTAAAATTGCTCAAGTTGGTGTACTCCGGAGGCTCCGGACGCACCGTGCAGCTGTACGGATTCTCGCCGGTGTCAGATGAAGAGGAGCCGGATGTCGCCCCCGTACTCTGCGGCGCCTCGGGAGGGGGGGCGCTGCTCATCTGGTGGTAGTGGAGGTCGGCCAGAGCCTTGGCGAAGCCTTCGGCGAAACCCTCCTGCTCGTCGGTGATGTTCTTGGAACAGACGAATTGGGTCGGGGTGGGGGTCGTCAGGCCCGTGCACGACTGGATGATTAAGCGCTCCAGCTCCGGGGAGGCCAGCTTTAGCAGACCCACATCGGGGGACGTGAGAATGTCCAAGGCTTTAGAACCTAGGTGGGGTTTGAAGTTCCGGGGGTCGTTGAGATTGAGCGTCATTGACTGTTTGAGGGCTTTCGTGTTGAAGCCGTATACCCTCGCCCCGTCGTGGTGAGGGTTGGACGCGCTCACGGCGTCGTCGTAGAACGTTGCTTCCATTTTCCCGGACATGAAGTTTGAGTCACTCGAGGAGAGGCCTTCTCACTTTGGAAAAACAAGTCCACTGTTTACATACGACTTTCCTGCTTCGGCCCTGTGACGCAGTCCGCCTTTTGTTGAAGTTGGAATCGCTTGACAACTTGCCGTCCCGAGAAAACTTTTCGCTCGCTGACGGCGCGAGCATCGATTAAAAGGCGTCGTTTTACCACCACCCGGAAGGAAATGTCCGATAGAATATTCTCTTTAGGTCGATCCTTTCCCTCAAACAGGTAAAATAGTGCCTGATTTGGGATACTATTTTCTATCAGTTCCAACGTGGAGACGAACTTTATCCACCTCTGAGCTGCAGCTCTCCTGAAAATAACAATGATGTCATTTCGGAGGGTTCCTATTGGCCGTAGGGGATTCGTTGGGCGGGGTCTAGCTACTGACATGGGGGTTGCTCCGACAACAGGACGTGTCCCCGCCCCCCGCGGTGCTTTGTGGGATTAGGTAATGCAGACAGTGGAGCAATGTACTCTGGGATTACGTTATGTGTTTTTGAATATTTAGTTACCCGCTCATTCGTTACTGTAAATGAGTCTTTTAAATGTATACGTTTTTAAAAACAACGATGTAGTTCTATATTGTCAACATAGACGGTTCCAAGTACATTTGCACAAATTTGTGGCAATCTGGTTGTTGTCTCTTTACTATTGGTTGGTCCGATGACAAAAGTGGGTCAGTGGTTTTTCTTTGGGTGTATCGTGGAAGGTAGCAAgtttattataaatatattgtatACTATGTTGTAACAATTGCTTGCACAGTTTTCTGTTGAGTTAGGCCTGACAGCTGTGTTTACACAAATCTTTGAGTGTGGTATCCAAAACTGATTTCAGTATGGATGATTTagggaatttgggaggaaaccagagtacctggagaaaacccacacaagcccagtgaGAACGTGGAAACACCCCACAGCAAGGTCAGGGGTCATGACCTGAGATCAAACACAGAACTATGAGGCTGACACGCCAACCACTCTTCCACTgggcctaatattaataattaattgcCTTGATaattaataatacattatatCTCTTAATTAAGGTTGCGCTAACCATTGGATCTGAAGTGATGACATTGTTCACATTTCTCACATTGCATCATGGTAGCGCATAGCAAGAACAATCATATTTTGCATGTAGTAGTTTGaatattttgcatgtttggAAGAGGATTCAGCGAGGCAGATCGTGTGGCTGTGCGGTTATTTGCATGGCCTTCGAGGGAATGAATTCAAGTATGTTTGAATTTGCATGAAAAAAGATTGCAAAAGATGGAAGGAATAGTTGTGATGAAGAGATTAAACTGACCATGTTTGGTGATAGTCATTGAGGTCCATCCAGTTTATAAGGATTGGCCCTCAATTGTATAAATGCTTGCAAGCATGCCCACACACAAACTAAGTCATGAGTGGAAAAGTTGAAAGTTCACACAATGtccgtgttgttgttttttgaagacaaTCTGTTTCTTCCTGTCTTTCTGTTTGATTCCTCACACCATCTCACTTGCTCACTACTGGGCCACAAAACACAGAGTACCATTTCCTTTAAATTCTAAGAAAAGAACACAATGGGATTAGGACAGGATGTAGTGAAGAACTATTGGAAATAAAGGTTCTTTGTGTGAAACAGCTATGGTGGAACCTTaccatttctgtttttatttggcAGAAAATAGTATTTAAAGGATCTCAACTCATCAGATGCCATGGACCACAATTGATGTACAatttatttacattacatttacaGATCTTGATTGAAAGTCAATATAGAATTCTTATTTagtgacatttaaataaatattcactATTTCGtccacaaatacaaaaaaatagaaacattgtAGCAGCTTGGTGTCCGGTTGTTGTTTCTTTAAATTAGCATTTGAACGGAGAATTGTCAGTGGCGTTGGTGGTATAATGGTCagcatagctgccttccaagcagttgatccgggttcgattcccggccaaCGCAGTCAATCTTTTCCAGTATTTTTACTTGTATTCTGgactattttaatgtttttgctcAAGTTTCTCTTTCTGCCATTAAAATCTTTACAGACTGCAATGTCTACGGACCCTCAGTGAAAGTTAAATTGCATTTGCAACATGAACCTAATCCGTGTGCAAAGGAATCCTGATTAAATTTTGGAACTCAAGATTAAAGCAAATTATATGTGGATTATCCTATAAAAATCTGATAGCTCCAAAAGGTTAACAGAATATATCAATAAAGTGTGATTGTATTAAGTCAAAGGATTTTCGGTTGTTGATCAAGACCTCGTGGCGCAACGGTAGCGCGTCTGACTCCAGATCAGAAGGTTGCGTGTTCAAATCACGTCGGGGTCAGTAATTTTGTTCAAGACGATAAGTAAATTAACATACTACATATAGTATATAGAATTACTATTCAAAGTTACAGACTGCGCATTCAATTTACACGTATTTTTCAAACATTTGTAATTGTGcttattttgttttgacaacTATTCCTGCGTTTGACGCAATTGAAGAGGGAATAACGTATGCACCAAAACGATTATTAATGTAAAGTGGAAATCAATGGAAATTGTTAGAATTCAACGCTCCTTTTGTCTGGTGGTGGTACAAAATGTGGGCTCgtccgggatttgaacccgggacctctcgcaccctaagcgagaatcatacccctagaccaacgagccagacgTGAGTAGCACGGCGatatgcttttaaaaaatattgaaggtTCTGGTAGTTgagataaatacattaaaaaaaaaacattctttattTATGCAAGCTCGTTCCTACTATTGCCTACTCCGTAGACAATATCAGCTTCATTAGACACTTTTTGTCGGCTAGACACGCCCGGTTGCAATATTATTGGCTGTTGTATCTAAGCATGACGTGCCATAAGCATATTGATGAAGTAACAGATATCAAGAATTAAAGGCTAGATTG from Stigmatopora nigra isolate UIUO_SnigA chromosome 9, RoL_Snig_1.1, whole genome shotgun sequence encodes:
- the LOC144202025 gene encoding transcription factor Jun-like, with translation MSGKMEATFYDDAVSASNPHHDGARVYGFNTKALKQSMTLNLNDPRNFKPHLGSKALDILTSPDVGLLKLASPELERLIIQSCTGLTTPTPTQFVCSKNITDEQEGFAEGFAKALADLHYHQMSSAPPPEAPQSTGATSGSSSSDTGENPYSCTVRPEPPEYTNLSNFNRSGSTNTGPPPSCYPAPPPVPHVDHQGHHPRLRSLKEEPQTVPEMPGETPPLSPIDMENQERIKAERKRMRNRVAASKCRKRKLERISRLEDRVKNLKSQHTELVSSANVLRDELALLKQKVMDHVNSGCQLILTQQLQAF